The following are encoded in a window of Panthera leo isolate Ple1 chromosome B2, P.leo_Ple1_pat1.1, whole genome shotgun sequence genomic DNA:
- the ASF1A gene encoding histone chaperone ASF1A isoform X1: MAKVQVNNVVVLDNPSPFYNPFQFEITFECIEDLSEDLEWKIIYVGSAESEEYDQVLDSVLVGPVPAGRHMFVFQADAPNPGLIPDADAVGVTVVLITCTYRGQEFIRVGYYVNNEYTETELRENPPVKPDFSKLQRNILASNPRVTRFHINWEDNTEKLEDAESSNPNLQSLLSTDALPSASKGWSTSENSLNVMLESHMDCM, translated from the exons atggcaAAGGTTCAGGTGAACAATGTAGTGGTGCTGGATAACCCTTCTCCTTTCTACAACCCGTTCCAGTTCGAGATCACCTTCGAGTGCATCGAGGACCTGTCTGAAG ACTTGGAATGGAAAATTATCTATGTGGGCTCTGCAGAAAGTGAAGAATACGATCAAGTTTTAGACTCTGTTTTAGTGGGCCCTGTTCCTGCAGGAAGGCATATGTTTGTATTTCAG gCTGATGCACCTAATCCAGGACTCATTCCAGATGCAGATGCAGTAGGTGTAACAGTTGTGCTAATTACATGCACCTATCGGGGTCAAGAATTTATTAGAGTTGGCtattatgtaaataatgaatATACTGAGACAGAATTAAGGGAAAATCCGCCAGTAAAACCAGACTTTTCTAAG ctTCAAAGGAACATTTTGGCATCTAATCCCAGAGTTACAAGATTCCACATTAATTGGGAAGACAACACAGAAAAACTGGAAGATGCAGAGAGCAGTAATCCAAATCTACAATCACTTCTTTCAACAGATGCATTACCTTCAGCATCAAAGGGATGGTCCACGTCAGAAAACTCACTAAATGTCATGTTAGAATCCCACATGGACTGCATGTGA
- the ASF1A gene encoding histone chaperone ASF1A isoform X2, with protein MDDGRRGARGVRPQPGRLPWLNLRGTCSSGDLEWKIIYVGSAESEEYDQVLDSVLVGPVPAGRHMFVFQADAPNPGLIPDADAVGVTVVLITCTYRGQEFIRVGYYVNNEYTETELRENPPVKPDFSKLQRNILASNPRVTRFHINWEDNTEKLEDAESSNPNLQSLLSTDALPSASKGWSTSENSLNVMLESHMDCM; from the exons ATGGACGACGGCCGCCGAGGCGCGCGCGGCGTTCGGCCGCAGCCGGGGCGCCTGCCGTGGCTCAACTTGCGAGGAACTTGTTCGAGCGGAG ACTTGGAATGGAAAATTATCTATGTGGGCTCTGCAGAAAGTGAAGAATACGATCAAGTTTTAGACTCTGTTTTAGTGGGCCCTGTTCCTGCAGGAAGGCATATGTTTGTATTTCAG gCTGATGCACCTAATCCAGGACTCATTCCAGATGCAGATGCAGTAGGTGTAACAGTTGTGCTAATTACATGCACCTATCGGGGTCAAGAATTTATTAGAGTTGGCtattatgtaaataatgaatATACTGAGACAGAATTAAGGGAAAATCCGCCAGTAAAACCAGACTTTTCTAAG ctTCAAAGGAACATTTTGGCATCTAATCCCAGAGTTACAAGATTCCACATTAATTGGGAAGACAACACAGAAAAACTGGAAGATGCAGAGAGCAGTAATCCAAATCTACAATCACTTCTTTCAACAGATGCATTACCTTCAGCATCAAAGGGATGGTCCACGTCAGAAAACTCACTAAATGTCATGTTAGAATCCCACATGGACTGCATGTGA
- the ASF1A gene encoding histone chaperone ASF1A isoform X3 has protein sequence MSDAGPCIWKCARRQKYLEWKIIYVGSAESEEYDQVLDSVLVGPVPAGRHMFVFQADAPNPGLIPDADAVGVTVVLITCTYRGQEFIRVGYYVNNEYTETELRENPPVKPDFSKLQRNILASNPRVTRFHINWEDNTEKLEDAESSNPNLQSLLSTDALPSASKGWSTSENSLNVMLESHMDCM, from the exons ATGTCAGATGCAGGACCCTGCATCTGGAAATGTGCTAGAAGACAGAAAT ACTTGGAATGGAAAATTATCTATGTGGGCTCTGCAGAAAGTGAAGAATACGATCAAGTTTTAGACTCTGTTTTAGTGGGCCCTGTTCCTGCAGGAAGGCATATGTTTGTATTTCAG gCTGATGCACCTAATCCAGGACTCATTCCAGATGCAGATGCAGTAGGTGTAACAGTTGTGCTAATTACATGCACCTATCGGGGTCAAGAATTTATTAGAGTTGGCtattatgtaaataatgaatATACTGAGACAGAATTAAGGGAAAATCCGCCAGTAAAACCAGACTTTTCTAAG ctTCAAAGGAACATTTTGGCATCTAATCCCAGAGTTACAAGATTCCACATTAATTGGGAAGACAACACAGAAAAACTGGAAGATGCAGAGAGCAGTAATCCAAATCTACAATCACTTCTTTCAACAGATGCATTACCTTCAGCATCAAAGGGATGGTCCACGTCAGAAAACTCACTAAATGTCATGTTAGAATCCCACATGGACTGCATGTGA